The genomic DNA TGTTCTCCCGGCTCCTCGACGGTCTCGGCGGGCTCGTGGGCAGTTGCGTTCTCTTCGACCGGAACATCCTCCTTGCCGCCATCATCAGACGCACCTCTTTCCAACACCGATGCTTCTACAGATTCGGGGGATTCTTTGAGAATTCCATCGTCAGAAGGGGCTTCCTTGGAGGtctcttctgcttctgggGCCTCTTCTGCCGGAGTGTCCTCCGTGGCGGGCGCTTCCTCTTCGGTTGCTTCTCCAGCTGGCGTCTCACTAGCTGCAGTCGCTTCAAGGGCAGGGGTTTCTTCGATAGCAGAAGCTTCCTCGGCGGTCAAGATGTCTTCAGAAGGAATTGCATCAGGTGCCGGCTCTCCAGTAGGTGTCTCTTCGGTGAGTGGCTCTTCGGCGACGGGCTCCTCGGCCGTTGCGCCTCGGGACGTTGTCTCGGGCGTCTCGGACTGAGAAACACTGTTCTCTTCTGCAAGAGCAGTATCCGGAACCTTGGCAATTTTCTCTTCAGCCTCGTCCGGGACATCCTCTTTGTGGTTTTCGGTGTTGAGGACTGAGGATCtgtcgccgacatcgtccGGGGCGGTCTCCTGGTTGGTGTCTtccgccggcgtcgactcggcctcggcctcgggctcggaAGCCTCTGCCGGTGTATCCGCCTCAACAGCCGGCTCCCGGGGACTCGTCTCGTCCTTGGCAGGCTCTTCGGGAGACACCGTCTCGGTCGGGGGCGTCTCCCCGGAGTCCTCGCCGGGCTGTGTCCCCTCGGTACTAGCGCCCTCCTCCACATTCTTTTCAGCCACGGGTTCTTCGGGATGTGGCCGGGAGTCGTCACCTTCAAgtccctcctccgccgtTCCCTCGCCTGGTATTGAGTCTTGGTCTTCTACGCCTTTGTTTCCTGCGGCATGCTCGGCGAGGGTCTCGGCCGGTGGCAGAGGGGACGGTTCGGCGGATGGGACGGCGCTGGAGTTCCGGACCGTTCTGGCACGCTTCCGCGTCGGTATGGGAGGCACCGCTGCCTTCATCTGCTCTTCGATCAAGCGGTTGAGTTCCTGGGTGGGTGTAAACGTTAGACAATGCTGTAAAAGAAGGGGGTGGGAGGCTTTCGGGGAGCACTcactcttctcttctcttcgaGCTCCGCCAGCTTGGCTTCGCCTTGGGCAAtcttcttggccgtctcctcctcgatgcTGTCCATGAGgtcgtccatctcgtcctcgacatTACGGGTCGTGGTGTCGAAcgtgcccttcttctcctcgtcctccttggccttgcgggccgcgagctcctcgtcctctctgcggcggcgggcttcacgctcctcgtcttccctgCGCCGCTGCTCGGCAATGTCGTCCAGCTCCTTCTGGCGTGCGGCCGCGAGCTCTTGTTGTTCCTTTTCATACGCGGccttgagctcggcgagcgTCATGTCGCGCTtctgctcgagctcgtcgagttTCGTgtcgctctcggcggcggacgtCGACAGGCCCTCGATCGTCGCGTGGATCGATGCGAGGGCCTCGTTCATCTGCGCCACGAGCGTGGCAACGTCCATCTTGGCTGTCATCGAAGGGGGTGTGAGTCGAGAGAGTCAGGGCTATCTATGACTGACAGATTGGTTGGTTCGGGGAGTgattattactatattagccAGAGTGCGGGATGCAGACGATGTCAGATGATCTGTCAACTGACGACAGGCAGATATCGTCAATGGAATCTTGGGTGATTTGAATTTTTGTCACACGGCGACCAGAAGCTCGAAACATCGTCGCAGCTGCGGGGTGGCCGTCCGTTTTACAATATATatcaacccctcccccccccccccccccctccacgcCGGAAGAAGAGGGCAAAAGCAGCCTCTTGGTCGAGCCAAGGAACCGGCGTGATGTTCCTACCAGCCATCATGCAAGTTCCCTCGTCCAGGGCCCAGGCCTGTGCCATTCCCCATCAGCCGAACCCCGACATCAATATCAGGAGCAAAGGCTTCCGTGCTCTGATCCCCGTGATTGGCGAGCAGCGCGGCGGACTCTCATCCGATGTTGGCGTCCTTGCCGCGGTGGACCCCGTCCGCCGCAGAACGCATGACATACACACGGAGATGGTGAAGCTGACCAGGGGACACGGAGGGCACCGCCATCGAGTCAAGTCCCGGGCTGCGGCCTGTTCAGACGGGCCCCCCAGCTACGGCCAGCGAGAGGCCTGCActgccatcgccggcggcttATGAGCATCAGGGGGAGGGAATCTCCCAAGCCGGCTTGCTCTGTCGCCGGGCAACCTAGTGACAGCTTTCATATATCGACAGCATTGCCCCTTGCCTCGATGGAGAGTTTCCGGGTCCTTTCATCCAAGGGTCTCCGTGTTCCTGCGTCTGATATCGTGCCACGACAGCTTCGTCTAAAGGTAGTCGACGGAGGACTCTTTAGAAtggaaaaggaggggggcCATGTTGGGCTTCTGGTATCGATTTGTATGTGCTGCGTTGGCGACGGAGAGGCAGGACAGGCTTTCCCTGCTGGAAACGAGCATCATTCATGCGCCCGGCAGCAGTGGGCATTGAGAGTTCAGAGCGCACGCCACGGATACACCACTGACGTGGAGCCCAGCCACTTGGCCGCATGAATTTGAAGGAAATGGCCGGTACTGTGATGCATTGGGGCAGTTTCAAGAATCTCTCTTCCGACCTcgggacgagaagaaggacagcTGTTCGATTCCAGAGGGCGAGGTTGAGGTCGGAGCCATCTCTAGTTGATGGGTAACTCTGTCATGATCTTAGGTGCATCACGGGCTTTGGCAATACGGCCTCCATTTAAGTTATGGAATGTCACTTGTGAAAGAGCCTGACGTCATGAGTCTGGGCCTGGACTCTAATCCAAGGCGGAACAATAAAGGCCGCCTAGGATGGTTTCCTCCGGGCGAGGTGGTTTGTTATTAAGGCCATTCGGATTTTGATATTGCAAGCTTTCCTTGCCCATCGACAGTTCCCAatcttttctttctcccATGTTGATTTCCACACTGCGCTAGTTAGCCTCATCGCTGCGTTGTGCTGCCACTTTCACGGATCGACATGGAAGCCAGCGTTGCATCGCCTCGTCTGCTTGCTTGGAGATGGCCGGAGCTGCGTGTCCATCTCCAAAGAATGGGCCACCTCGTCCAAAGTCAGTGAGCCATGTCACGATGTATTTtccatctccatcgtcgCAAGATCTGCCAAGGCACCTGATCATCGTGGAGAGGGCTACGTTAAAGCCCGTTGCCACAAGCTATGTAGCTTCGCACTAGCTGTTTTCATCTCGACAACGCCGCCCACATGGGGCCCGACGCGGCTCAAGCCAGACGCAGAACGATTCCAGAGCTTCCTGGGTaaggagagagaaaatgAATTAACGAAATAATCAGTGTCCGGCCTGTACGTCATCATTGTCAAGCAATCTTGTCAAGTCAAAGGAGCCAAGAGACAGACGGTGTCGACTACCCGTTGAACGTCCTTCTTTGGACGCTACACAGAATTGGAGAGAGAAGTATTGCAATCTGGGGGcattccccctccccgttcCAACTACAGTCTCGAAAGCAGTCTTGAAAGAACCAACAATTACACTCGTCAGCAGTCGAATAGCATGCTCCTCTCTCACCATATACACCACACTCTCAACTCACAGCTCCTCcgagtcggcgccgtctccgccCCCTCGACCTGAAAGGCGCTATGCGGACACAGCAACTGAACGTCGTCCTGCCCCTTGCCCCTGCGCACCAGGGCCTCGCTGTCGTAGAACTTGAGAAAGTAGACCTCCTCGGGCGTCTGCTCGCTGAGGTAACACCACGCGGGCTCGCCGTCCCCTgtcgcgtcgtcgtcgtcgtcgtcgtccccatGGGCCCCTGCCTCGAACCCGGagtctctcctcctcctcctccatcccAGGGGTCGGATCAGCGCGTTCTGGCTGTAGTAAAACGGCACACACCCCGGGCGGTCCCGGTACGTCCGCGTCAGGGGGGCGTACTCGACCTTCCGGGACACGGGGCGGCTCATGTCCATGACGGCCAACGGGTCCCGACGGACCGTCTCCCACGCGCGCCAGATGCTGAAGAAGGCATACCGCGGACCCTTGTAGTTGGCGccgtcccagtcccagtGGCCGCCCCTCGGCTGCGCCCGCTGGCCCCGCACCACCTCCGGCCCGAtgccggcttcggcgacggcgcggtcttcggcgtcgatgatCGCCCGTCGCAGCCGGAAGAACTCGTCgcgctccgccgccgtcgtcgacccgtCCGTCACGTCGTTCTCGACGAACCAGTCGGGCTCCTTCATCGCGCGGAAGTGCCCGCGCGCCCCCGCCGGCGTGTAGTCCGAGTGCGCGATGCTGAAGGGGGCCAGGGACTCGATCTCGAACCCGATTTCCGGGTTCATGCCCACGGGCGCCCAGTCCGGTATGTCGCGCAGGGAGTGCTTGCGCACGACGGCGCAGCGCGCGCCGAGGGTCTTCTTCAGCAGGGCCGTCATGGAGGGGTAGTACTCCTTCGTCATCACCCTGTGGTCGTGGACCGCGGCCGGCGAAGGGGAGATGGGGAGGGGTTGACGCACAATCTGGAACCCATGCTTCTCGTGCGTGTAGCTGGATaggggggtggggagggaGCGCAGGTCTGTCACGGGCAACTGGTATGTCTTGTTGTCCGGCGATGTTCCTTCGATGATGGTGAGGTCGTTGAGAGCGGGGATGCCAGAGCCATTGTAGTAGTTGAAAGAGCCCAAAACCTGCCGCGGACTGTCGAGAGAAGCAGATCCCGAGACCTTGGACAGATTTGATGCAATCTTGTCTAACGCCATTACTGGAAGTTGTCGCCGACTTTGTCTGCAAGAGGGTTGAGAAGATGAGGCTTTTTCCATCTTGCACTTACGCAGAAACTCTGGACGGCCACACTGGCCGGAGTAATAATTCAGACGTGTAAGGGCTCCTTAATAACCTATCTGACTTCACGTCCACGAGTCGTTTTATGCACAAAAGGTCTGGAACGGTAGGTCGAGCTGACTCTTTTCATCGGACCGGCTGCCAGCGGGGTTCCCATGGTCGATTTAAGAGGAGGCAGTTGACGCAGAGCATCGACCATACAGGAGATGGAAACCATGGTTTCTCACTAATCAGTTATCGTGTTGACAAAATCCTTGTGACAGAAGGCGGGGGAGACGGCGCGATCCGAGATATCGCATTTCTCGCAGTCGGTAGCATCCAAACTTTGCTGCAACCATTCCCACATGCGCATCACAATGCTGCTTGACTCAGTATCACAGCAAGACACTTTCTTCTCTCGGGAACTAACTTTCTTCCACACATAATTTCCAGGATTTCGCTGGCTGGATCCAAAGTCtaagaagaggaggggaaagggggttGTTTTGGCAGGAAAAAGTCTCCAGAGATTGCTTCGTGAAGAAGCACTTGGATATCGGCAAATATTGCAGGAGAACACTAGGCCATGACGGCGTTCGGTGTAGACTTGGGGAGACGGAGATCAATCCCGTTTGAGATCTGAACATGATTGGTACTCTTTCTCATCCAACCTATGATTGAATTTCTTGCGAGATC from Colletotrichum higginsianum IMI 349063 chromosome 3, whole genome shotgun sequence includes the following:
- a CDS encoding GA4 desaturase; this translates as MALDKIASNLSKVSGSASLDSPRQVLGSFNYYNGSGIPALNDLTIIEGTSPDNKTYQLPVTDLRSLPTPLSSYTHEKHGFQIVRQPLPISPSPAAVHDHRVMTKEYYPSMTALLKKTLGARCAVVRKHSLRDIPDWAPVGMNPEIGFEIESLAPFSIAHSDYTPAGARGHFRAMKEPDWFVENDVTDGSTTAAERDEFFRLRRAIIDAEDRAVAEAGIGPEVVRGQRAQPRGGHWDWDGANYKGPRYAFFSIWRAWETVRRDPLAVMDMSRPVSRKVEYAPLTRTYRDRPGCVPFYYSQNALIRPLGWRRRRRDSGFEAGAHGDDDDDDDATGDGEPAWCYLSEQTPEEVYFLKFYDSEALVRRGKGQDDVQLLCRGGGDGADSEEL